In the genome of Dermacentor andersoni chromosome 3, qqDerAnde1_hic_scaffold, whole genome shotgun sequence, one region contains:
- the LOC129386165 gene encoding uncharacterized protein — MAVVTDTIATQDNFKSERKGSRGVESLNKEVHPESHSNKDKSAASKKGNRFRKKSKGSTPSSRRQSSHPKSRASICENSRESQSTPKHEGQTQSERSGPESSVKVDQQPVMIPSGAVPTENNEKPHSEDDNQAAPTLAKETAQPSVRASDKTRHSLPEEGVEHKQVSSQSDSSKLSASTATEFERGAVRRKTGSSDGSVPRNSSHKSKSPARHDQSIHSPAAKGSAKERKQPANAYPDGKETQTEKLTPEEESRCKLHTNDTDKLPHPHEIAKALESTAVREDEKELEAAQSNEPANPASSSRTSVDQVHKSATSIRPLIDQHLQHVPIISSVSIRNAPRTSGTSVQTPRRKQSVVSFDTGTKEAALEFDPKHLPEEVPKALAHLEEMGPKLSKKKSLSTILKASGSATTPRCEPSVDFGDTRFTLISPLRSPTRASYPRHLSSSSRLSRISTSSLSSLADSDARSFGRQPITLRRMTRTRGYCFEDTTTRSADNRPSMLERADLDHISWACPRAPRQGRKIKGRKQWETVRLTSAPEDQLMAVQQAEDAVRARGLLAAI, encoded by the exons ATGGCCGTGGTTACCGACACCATCGCTACACAGGACAACTTCAAAAGCGAAAGAAAAGGGTCGCGTGGTGTCGAATCGCTCAACAAGGAAGTGCACCCTGAATCGCATTCAAACAAAGATAAAAGTGCTGCCAGCAAGAAAGGCAACAGGTTTCGGAAGAAAAGCAAAGGCTCGACGCCCTCATCTCGCCGCCAGTCTTCGCACCCCAAGAGCAGAGCATCCATATGTGAAAATTCGCGAGAATCTCAAAGTACGCCGAAGCATGAAGGACAGACACAGAGCGAACGTTCAGGTCCTGAGTCTTCCGTCAAAGTAGATCAACAGCCGGTAATGATACCTTCTGGAGCCGTTCCGACTGAGAATAACGAGAAACCGCACAGTGAAGATGATAATCAAGCTGCTCCCACCCTTGCAAAAGAAACAGCGCAGCCTAGCGTTAGAGCATCTGACAAAACCCGTCACAGCTTGCCCGAAGAAGGCGTTGAGCACAAGCAGGTGTCTTCGCAGTCAGACTCTAGTAAATTGTCGGCATCGACCGCAACCGAGTTCGAGAGGGGAGCTGTGCGACGGAAAACTGGCAGCAGCGACGGTAGCGTCCCCCGAAACTCGAGCCACAAGTCCAAATCTCCCGCCAGGCACGACCAAAGTATACACTCCCCGGCAGCTAAGGGCAGCGCTAAGGAACGTAAGCAACCTGCCAATGCGTACCCCGACGGCAAGGAGACGCAGACTGAGAAACTTACGCCCGAGGAAGAATCGCGTTGCAAACTTCATACCAATGACACGGATAAACTGCCGCATCCGCATGAAATCGCGAAAGCGCTTGAAAGCACAGCGGTGCGAGAAGATGAAAAGGAGCTTGAGGCTGCGCAATCGAATGAACCGGCGAACCCTGCCAGTTCTTCGAGGACTTCTGTCGATCAAGTGCATAAGTCCGCGACGAGTATAAGGCCATTAATAGATCAGCATCTTCAGCACGTTCCTATAATAAGTAGTGTATCGATTCGCAACGCTCCGCGTACTTCTGGAACGAGCGTGCAAACTCCTCGGCGGAAGCAATCCGTCGTATCCTTCGACACAGGCACCAAGGAAGCAGCGCTGGAGTTCGATCCGAAGCACCTTCCTGAAGAAGTG CCGAAGGCGTTAGCGCATCTGGAAGAGATGGGACCAAAACTATCGAAGAAGAAGAGCCTGTCCACTATTCTCAAGGCATCCGGCTCGGCGACGACACCCCGATGCGAACCCTCCGTCGACTTCGGCGATACCCGCTTCACTCTGATCAG CCCTCTGCGCAGCCCGACGCGTGCATCATACCCGCGTCATCTGTCGTCCAGCAGCCGTCTCTCTCGGATCTCAACGAGCAGTCTGTCTTCGCTGGCCGACAGCGACGCCCGCAGCTTTGGGCGGCAGCCCATCACCCTGCGACGCATGACCCGCACCCGCGGCTACTGCTTCGAGGACACCACCACGCGCAGCGCCGACAACCGGCCTTCTATGTTGG aaagAGCGGACCTGGATCACATTAGCTGGGCCTGCCCGCGGGCGCCCCGACAGGGCCGAAAAATTAAGGGtcggaagcagtgggagaccgtgcgGCTCACCTcggcccccgaagaccaacttatggccgtccagcaggccgaagatgccgtcAGAGCTCGagggcttctggccgccatctag